In a single window of the Papaver somniferum cultivar HN1 chromosome 8, ASM357369v1, whole genome shotgun sequence genome:
- the LOC113304825 gene encoding probable WRKY transcription factor 65: MDGRFNNPFISEEEEAEFMQENCTSSPTLSSSPPPSYSNSSKHMLINDHHHHHIQNNKHHQKALSVNMASPKKSRRAMQKRVVSIPIGEIDGSSTRTNNSKGEGAPPSDSWAWRKYGQKPIKGSPYPRGYYRCSSSKGCPARKQVERSRVDPTMLVITYACEHNHPWPASRNNNSSTNSSSPPPATKAITTRAKSSTTATITTAAVAVAPDDGVDVDTKPKIKQEESAVFGNQQELIEDKFNDLGGEEHSMIINATTDNDFGWFTDDVVSASHGILESPICAGISSSNLSIISGGESGVGHDEMPMIFPMREEDESLFADLGELPECSVVFRRSGFFEQEEERRRCSLRTASWCGSTG; the protein is encoded by the exons ATGGATGGAAGATTCAACAACCCATTTatcagtgaagaagaagaagcagaattTATGCAAGAAAATTGTACTAGTAGTCCTACTTTATCATCGTCTCCTCCACCGTCTTACTCCAATTCTAGTAAACATATGTTGATTAacgatcatcatcaccatcatattCAAAATAATAAACATCATCAAAAGGCTCTCTCAGTTAACATGGCTTCTCCAAAGAAAAG TAGGCGAGCTATGCAGAAAAGGGTGGTGTCAATACCAATAGGAGAAATTGATGGATCATCAACCAGGACAAATAACAGTAAAGGTGAAGGAGCTCCACCTTCTGATTCTTGGGCTTGGAGAAAGTATGGACAAAAACCAATCAAAGGTTCTCCATATCCTAG GGGTTACTATCGGTGTAGTAGCTCAAAGGGATGCCCAGCAAGAAAACAAGTCGAACGAAGTAGAGTGGATCCCACAATGCTCGTGATAACTTACGCTTGTGAACATAATCATCCATGGCCGGCTTCTAGAAACAATAATTCTAGTACtaactcttcttctcctcctcctgccACCAAGGCTATCACTACCAGAGCCAAATcctccaccaccgcaacaattacAACTGCGGCCGTAGCGGTAGCTCCAGacgatggtgttgatgttgatactAAGCCCAAAATAAAACAAGAGGAATCAGCGGTTTTTGGAAACCAACAAGAACTGATCGAAGATAAGTTCAACGATTTGGGTGGGGAAGAACATTCAATGATTATAAATGCAACAACAGATAATGATTTTGGATGGTTTACAGATGACGTAGTATCGGCATCACATGGGATACTAGAGAGTCCTATTTGCGCGGGAATAAGTAGTAGTAATCTTAGTATTATTAGTGGCGGAGAATCTGGTGTTGGTCATGATGAGATGCCAATGATATTTCCAAtgagagaagaagatgaatcatTGTTTGCTGATTTAGGTGAATTACCTGAATGCTCAGTTGTTTTCCGAAGAAGTGGATTTtttgaacaagaagaagagcgCAGAAGGTGTAGTTTAAGAACAGCTTCATGGTGTGGCAGTACAGGATAA